Proteins co-encoded in one Paracrocinitomix mangrovi genomic window:
- a CDS encoding T9SS type A sorting domain-containing protein — protein MRKVYLSMLSILSSGLLMAQMTQETKVYELASPADLDQNRPMPVLGANRAPDDIVWSDDFSTTSNWNATYPTTGLDPQFYGWSIGTTTMGWYFGTSGDMGTTGNFARFVNGSPATQSNPNPSDPVYEGGPYTLEYVGTPVDLSSVPAPHLEFEHYGARFITLQAVEVSTDGGTTWIEVGNNNDIAPLTSGGGSVYPKPETRRFNITSAITGNPANVTFRLLWDGAQNGPNMNYVEYGWFVDDIRVVEGHSYDAEILTANFASGAEMLEYYMVPTTQTTGIEFSGKVKNNGAATFTGLHLEATVDMGGNVFTGTSANVDLPSGDIDSMVTTTTFTPAGGMGTYDFQWVFVGDNADTYNSNDILTDAIEVTEYTYARDNGVATGSITNVTSNTGQAMGIGNIFETFGAGVIGAVDINIGSATSGDIIFARIDKWDDGLGEFVYVAQTSDHSLTASQTSGWVKLFLASPVTVAAGDVYLITANHYGGSPEVAFSYAQGTYDGTVIGYVADGSLFSLLDPEAVMVRADMRDFTGVDQFEATFNIGQNVPNPFDNNSIINYTLAEAANVSVQFTDISGKVVKVVEQGSQTAGSYQINVDGNDFAEGVYFYTFTIGDKQVTKRMVVTK, from the coding sequence ATGAGAAAAGTATACTTATCTATGCTTTCAATCTTATCTTCTGGTCTGTTAATGGCTCAGATGACACAAGAGACGAAAGTTTACGAATTGGCTTCGCCTGCTGATTTAGATCAAAACAGGCCAATGCCGGTTTTAGGTGCTAACAGAGCTCCTGACGATATAGTTTGGTCAGATGACTTTAGTACTACTTCAAACTGGAATGCTACTTATCCAACTACTGGTTTAGATCCTCAATTTTATGGATGGTCTATCGGAACCACTACAATGGGTTGGTATTTTGGAACATCTGGAGATATGGGAACTACTGGTAACTTCGCGAGATTTGTTAATGGTTCTCCTGCTACTCAGTCTAATCCAAACCCTTCAGATCCTGTATACGAAGGTGGACCTTACACATTGGAATATGTTGGAACACCTGTAGATTTATCTTCAGTTCCTGCACCACACCTTGAGTTTGAGCACTATGGAGCTAGATTTATTACGCTTCAAGCTGTTGAAGTTAGTACTGATGGTGGTACTACTTGGATTGAGGTAGGAAATAACAATGATATCGCACCTTTAACTTCAGGTGGTGGATCTGTTTATCCTAAACCTGAGACAAGAAGATTCAACATCACTTCTGCTATTACTGGTAACCCGGCAAACGTAACATTCAGATTATTATGGGATGGTGCTCAAAACGGACCAAACATGAACTATGTTGAGTACGGATGGTTTGTTGATGATATCAGAGTTGTTGAAGGACACTCATATGATGCTGAAATCTTAACTGCAAACTTCGCTTCTGGTGCTGAGATGTTAGAGTACTATATGGTACCTACTACTCAAACTACTGGAATTGAGTTTTCTGGAAAAGTAAAAAATAACGGTGCTGCTACATTCACTGGACTTCACTTAGAAGCTACAGTTGATATGGGAGGTAACGTATTTACTGGAACTTCAGCAAACGTTGATTTGCCTTCAGGTGATATCGATTCAATGGTAACTACAACTACTTTTACTCCTGCTGGAGGAATGGGAACTTATGATTTCCAATGGGTATTTGTTGGAGACAATGCTGACACTTACAACAGTAACGATATTTTAACTGATGCAATTGAAGTTACAGAATATACTTATGCTAGAGACAATGGTGTAGCTACTGGATCTATCACAAACGTAACATCTAATACTGGTCAAGCAATGGGAATTGGTAACATCTTCGAAACTTTCGGAGCTGGTGTTATCGGTGCTGTTGATATCAATATTGGTTCTGCAACTTCAGGTGATATCATCTTTGCTAGAATCGACAAATGGGATGACGGTTTAGGTGAGTTCGTTTATGTTGCTCAAACTAGTGATCATTCATTAACTGCTTCGCAAACTAGTGGATGGGTTAAGTTATTCTTAGCTTCTCCTGTTACTGTTGCTGCAGGTGATGTTTACCTAATCACTGCTAACCACTACGGGGGTTCTCCAGAGGTTGCATTCTCATATGCTCAAGGTACTTATGATGGAACTGTTATTGGATACGTTGCTGACGGTTCATTATTCTCTTTATTAGATCCTGAAGCTGTTATGGTAAGAGCTGACATGAGAGATTTTACAGGAGTTGATCAATTTGAAGCTACTTTCAATATTGGACAAAACGTTCCAAATCCATTTGATAACAACTCTATAATTAACTATACTTTAGCTGAGGCTGCAAACGTTAGTGTACAATTCACTGATATCTCAGGAAAAGTAGTTAAAGTTGTTGAGCAAGGAAGCCAAACTGCTGGATCATACCAAATCAATGTTGATGGAAATGATTTTGCAGAAGGAGTTTACTTCTACACTTTCACTATTGGTGATAAACAAGTAACTAAAAGAATGGTGGTTACTAAGTAA
- a CDS encoding amidohydrolase: protein MQDLKIAMVQTQQFWEDKEKNLQHFEKHFVQIPVGGADLLLLPEMFNTGFTMNASNMAEDIDGTSIKWLQKWAKELQMQIGASLIIRENDNYYNRFVIVSENGIETSYNKRHLFRMADEQLHFSPGTERVIYELKGWKILLQVCYDLRFPVYSRNKTIGDNKEYDAVIYIANWPERRNNVWKTLLQARAIENQVYCIGVNRVGIDGNDISYTGDSMFIDPWGNVEAKFSENTEIVKILTMDYHKINDITNRFPAFKDADSWSLT from the coding sequence ATGCAAGATTTAAAAATAGCCATGGTTCAAACCCAACAATTTTGGGAGGATAAAGAGAAAAATCTACAACACTTTGAAAAGCACTTCGTTCAAATTCCGGTTGGAGGAGCTGATCTTTTATTGTTGCCTGAAATGTTCAATACCGGATTTACCATGAACGCTTCAAATATGGCTGAGGATATTGATGGTACTTCAATTAAATGGTTGCAGAAATGGGCAAAAGAGTTACAGATGCAAATAGGAGCCTCTTTGATCATTAGAGAAAATGATAATTACTATAACAGGTTTGTTATTGTTTCAGAAAATGGGATTGAAACGTCTTACAATAAAAGGCATTTATTTAGGATGGCAGATGAACAGTTACATTTTTCTCCAGGTACTGAAAGAGTAATATATGAGCTAAAAGGGTGGAAAATTTTGCTTCAGGTTTGTTATGATTTAAGGTTTCCGGTTTATTCAAGAAACAAAACCATTGGTGATAACAAAGAATATGATGCCGTTATATATATTGCTAATTGGCCTGAAAGGCGTAATAATGTTTGGAAGACACTTTTACAGGCAAGGGCAATTGAAAATCAAGTTTATTGTATCGGAGTGAATCGAGTTGGGATTGATGGCAATGATATTTCTTACACTGGGGATAGCATGTTTATTGATCCATGGGGTAATGTTGAAGCCAAATTTTCAGAAAACACTGAAATAGTGAAAATATTAACAATGGATTATCATAAAATTAACGACATCACCAATCGCTTCCCTGCCTTTAAAGATGCGGATTCCTGGAGTTTAACATGA
- a CDS encoding alpha-2-macroglobulin family protein, producing the protein MFKNLAITLLSFLIVSISFGQKDDPFYNSKWAKIDSLQRKGLYRMALSEVHEVFDYSTKNQHHNQVIKSVLYELKYNTYLEEDDYVLGISRLDELIKTAPSPSKEILHSLTAEVYWGYYSSNQWKFIERTHVGEVDLKDIRTWDLKRIAEKVRDHYVLSLMNAEKSKSELIKNYKEIASYTDRDEAEKMRPTLYDFLAYRALDFFRYQNFNVPGPGKSFIIDNPRYLANNSTFIALANSTLTVDSLNTKFYAVKIFGELTEFHQKKDDKNALFYAELERLKFIRTNAVFEDVDKSYYTALERLVQQYQKEDYSSEGLYEMAKYHSDKAGTYNYFGDTTYHWNYKIAMQICDKSIKLFPNAYGSEQCKALKTSITYKELNLNAEQAAPVKEASLLNISYRNVNKLYYKIVPYNYDKLNNQKVDYNKLLSDLRKTKGLFEKEITLKDPGDYQAHTTEIEVPGLDNGHYFLIVSSHPQYSEDGEAFSYCSFWSTDITYQMRNQSGERDVLVSNRKTGAPLAEAKAIVSYQKWNSLIRQYENKTLGTYTTDQNGVFSFKPKDDYYNYYIEVKHNGQVFAPNASHYAYRDYQYTQRTYTHFFTDRTIYRPGQTIYYKGIVVDQDEHDRQLKKNYKTTVYFYDVNSQEIAHQEVTTNEFGSFSGEFTAPFGVLTGQMRIQDTYGSKYFRVEEYKRPKFNVTMNPIEGEFQLNDNIEATGFAQAFAGNFIDGAEVKYRVTRTTSYYGWYSWYYWRPYEAAKEIASGNLTTDENGEFKIPFEAIPDMSANKKNLPVFTYTITVDVTDINGETHTGSSTVMVGYQSLKLNNNLRADINGEKDFMLELSTTNLNGQDVDAQGTVVIEKLKGPEHPLYSRMWQQPDLPLMSESDFKAKFSHMVYKDENNQYNWDVDKEVLKMNFDTKITDSIEIKNLKKWQPGVYKYTATAKDKNGVEVKDVAFFTLFKPSAKVSPTNDVFWLKELKSKAEPGDVVSVLLGTAEDEILVNYSIEVKNKIVSSDIVTLKKEQKKLDFKVTEEHRGNFTVHFSVVKNNRSFSRSVTVIVPHTNKELDLEFSTFRNKLLPGQDEEWTMTIKNKNGEGAMAELLATMYDASLDELYSPNAFYFNVWRTYYGSKGWQNPQGISSSYSRNYHHDWNPYYYYPSRYFPSLNYHGYSTYYYGRYYSYGWYDDFADGAVAEGDMEMEESVAMDEDITLSRKDVARNGNAKTTTGSFAAVTEVADAPMGGADKNLEQQNMQGILDNLEPDERERKEVDLSGVKVRSNFNETAFFYPQLLTDKDGNIKIKFTIPESLTKWKFIGMAHTQDLSTGMIEKEVVTQKDLMVVPNAPRFLREGDKITLSAKISNISDKDLEGAIQLDLLNPFDDKLIDDKFKHKGKQLPFKVDKGKSTSVSWTINVPYETSTVKYRFVAAAGDFSDGEESVLPILSNRMLVTESMPMPIRGKQSKTFKFDKLVNNKSKTLKHHRYTVEFTSNPAWYALQAMPYMMEYPHECAEQTFTRYYSNAIAAHVLNSNPKIREIINKWGEDSPDAFLSNLQKNQELKAVMLEETPWVLNAKSEEETKRNLAILLDMERMTKELDKALGKTIKNQAANGGWPWFPGMRESRYITQHIITGMGHLDHLGISSVKEDRRVWNMIKKGVDYLDGEIVEDYRLAKKYDPDYEKNQHIGYSQIQYLYARSYFKDISMNNNTKEAVQYYKDQAIKFWLNFNIYGEGMLALAAHRFEMKDLATDIVKSLKDRSIHHEEFGMYWKEYQIGYYWYQAPIETQALMIEMFDEVTDDQESVEDLKVWLLKQKQTTHWKTTKQTTEAVYALLLKGTDLLASDELVQVVVGDKPIEYVDKLVKDDPYKVKPEAGTGYFKTAWKGENVVPKMGDIKVTKKDDGVAWGAAYWQYFEDLDKITYAETNLKLEKDLFLINLTKEGEELVPVNENNELKVGDKMRVRIELRTDRNLEYVHMKDMRASGFEPINVLSTYKYRDGLGYYEATKDAATHFFFDYIPKGTYVFEYDLRVQHKGDMSNGIATIQCMYAPEFTSHSDGIRVHVKE; encoded by the coding sequence ATGTTTAAAAATCTGGCTATCACCCTATTAAGTTTTTTAATTGTTTCAATTTCATTTGGACAAAAAGATGATCCATTTTACAATAGTAAATGGGCTAAAATAGACTCTCTTCAAAGAAAGGGATTGTACCGAATGGCTTTGTCTGAAGTACATGAAGTCTTTGACTACTCAACTAAAAATCAACATCACAATCAGGTAATTAAGTCTGTATTGTACGAGTTAAAATACAATACATACCTTGAAGAAGATGATTACGTATTAGGTATCTCCAGACTTGATGAACTAATCAAAACTGCTCCATCACCTTCAAAAGAAATTTTGCACTCCCTGACAGCAGAAGTCTATTGGGGATATTATTCCTCTAATCAATGGAAGTTTATTGAAAGAACGCATGTTGGTGAGGTTGATTTAAAAGATATACGAACCTGGGATTTGAAAAGAATAGCAGAAAAAGTAAGAGATCATTATGTACTCTCACTAATGAATGCTGAAAAATCAAAGTCAGAGTTAATAAAAAACTACAAAGAGATTGCTTCTTATACTGACAGAGATGAAGCCGAGAAAATGAGACCAACGCTCTATGATTTCTTAGCATATAGAGCATTAGACTTTTTTAGATATCAAAATTTCAACGTTCCAGGTCCTGGTAAATCTTTTATTATAGATAATCCAAGGTATTTAGCCAACAATAGCACATTTATTGCTCTTGCTAACAGCACTTTAACTGTGGATTCATTGAACACTAAATTTTATGCTGTAAAAATATTTGGGGAGCTAACTGAATTTCACCAAAAAAAGGACGATAAAAATGCACTTTTTTATGCTGAACTTGAAAGACTAAAATTCATCAGAACAAACGCAGTATTTGAGGACGTTGACAAATCATATTATACTGCATTAGAAAGACTTGTTCAACAATATCAAAAAGAAGATTATTCTAGTGAAGGGCTGTATGAAATGGCAAAATATCATTCAGATAAAGCCGGAACCTACAATTATTTTGGGGACACAACTTATCATTGGAATTACAAAATTGCAATGCAGATTTGTGATAAAAGCATCAAATTGTTTCCTAATGCATATGGTTCAGAACAATGTAAAGCACTAAAAACAAGTATCACATATAAAGAACTTAATTTAAATGCTGAACAAGCCGCTCCCGTTAAAGAAGCATCTCTATTAAATATCAGCTACAGAAATGTAAATAAACTTTATTACAAAATAGTTCCATATAACTATGATAAGTTGAATAATCAAAAAGTTGATTACAACAAACTCCTTAGTGATTTAAGAAAAACAAAAGGTCTTTTTGAAAAGGAAATTACTTTAAAAGATCCGGGAGATTATCAAGCACATACTACTGAGATTGAAGTTCCTGGACTAGATAATGGGCATTACTTCTTAATTGTCTCTTCACATCCTCAGTATAGTGAAGATGGTGAAGCATTTAGCTATTGTTCATTTTGGTCAACAGATATTACTTATCAAATGAGGAATCAAAGTGGTGAAAGAGACGTTTTGGTTTCAAATAGAAAAACAGGAGCGCCTTTGGCTGAAGCTAAAGCTATAGTGAGCTATCAAAAGTGGAATAGTTTGATCCGTCAATATGAAAACAAAACGCTGGGGACATATACAACAGATCAAAATGGAGTTTTCTCTTTTAAACCTAAAGACGACTATTACAACTATTACATTGAGGTAAAACATAATGGTCAGGTGTTTGCTCCTAATGCAAGCCATTATGCTTACAGAGATTATCAGTATACACAAAGAACCTATACTCATTTCTTTACTGACAGAACTATTTATAGACCAGGCCAAACCATCTATTATAAGGGAATTGTAGTGGATCAGGATGAGCATGATCGTCAACTGAAAAAGAACTATAAAACAACTGTGTATTTCTATGATGTAAACTCTCAGGAAATTGCGCATCAAGAAGTAACTACGAATGAGTTTGGATCTTTTTCTGGCGAATTCACAGCTCCTTTTGGAGTTTTAACCGGACAAATGAGAATTCAGGATACTTATGGAAGCAAATACTTCAGAGTAGAAGAATATAAACGTCCTAAGTTTAATGTTACCATGAATCCAATTGAAGGTGAGTTTCAGTTGAACGACAACATTGAAGCAACCGGATTTGCACAGGCTTTTGCAGGTAATTTTATTGACGGAGCAGAAGTTAAGTACCGTGTAACTAGGACAACATCTTATTATGGATGGTATAGCTGGTATTATTGGAGACCTTATGAGGCGGCTAAAGAAATTGCTTCAGGAAATTTAACTACTGATGAAAATGGAGAGTTCAAAATACCATTTGAAGCCATACCGGATATGTCGGCTAATAAAAAGAATTTACCGGTATTTACCTATACAATTACAGTTGATGTAACTGACATTAATGGGGAAACACATACCGGATCATCTACGGTGATGGTGGGATATCAAAGTTTGAAATTGAACAACAACTTAAGAGCCGATATCAATGGAGAGAAAGACTTTATGCTTGAGCTTTCTACCACCAATCTTAACGGTCAGGATGTAGATGCTCAGGGGACTGTAGTTATTGAAAAATTGAAAGGACCTGAACATCCTCTTTACAGCCGCATGTGGCAACAACCTGATTTACCTTTAATGTCAGAAAGTGATTTTAAAGCCAAGTTTTCTCATATGGTTTATAAGGATGAGAATAACCAGTACAATTGGGATGTTGATAAAGAGGTTTTAAAAATGAATTTTGACACTAAAATCACTGATTCAATTGAGATTAAAAATCTTAAAAAGTGGCAGCCTGGAGTGTATAAATATACGGCCACCGCAAAAGACAAAAATGGAGTAGAGGTGAAAGATGTGGCATTCTTCACGCTTTTTAAACCATCAGCAAAAGTGTCACCTACAAATGATGTTTTTTGGTTGAAAGAACTCAAGTCAAAAGCAGAGCCGGGTGATGTTGTGAGCGTATTGTTAGGAACTGCTGAGGATGAAATATTAGTAAACTACAGTATCGAGGTGAAAAACAAAATTGTTTCATCAGATATCGTAACGCTTAAAAAAGAACAAAAGAAACTTGATTTTAAAGTTACTGAAGAGCACAGAGGAAATTTCACAGTTCACTTTTCAGTAGTAAAAAATAATAGATCATTTAGCAGATCTGTTACGGTTATTGTTCCGCATACAAATAAGGAATTGGATCTTGAATTTTCAACTTTCCGAAATAAATTATTACCGGGTCAGGATGAAGAATGGACAATGACCATTAAAAATAAAAACGGAGAAGGAGCAATGGCGGAATTGTTGGCAACAATGTATGATGCTAGTTTAGATGAATTGTATTCTCCAAATGCGTTTTATTTTAATGTATGGAGAACTTATTACGGAAGTAAAGGTTGGCAAAACCCTCAAGGAATTTCAAGCTCGTACAGTAGAAATTATCATCACGATTGGAATCCTTACTACTACTACCCATCTAGATACTTTCCTAGCTTGAATTATCATGGTTATAGCACCTATTATTATGGAAGATATTATTCATATGGGTGGTATGATGATTTTGCTGACGGAGCAGTTGCAGAAGGTGATATGGAGATGGAAGAGTCTGTAGCAATGGATGAAGATATCACACTATCAAGAAAAGATGTTGCAAGAAACGGAAATGCTAAAACCACAACTGGTTCATTTGCTGCAGTAACTGAAGTAGCAGATGCTCCAATGGGAGGTGCAGATAAGAATTTGGAGCAGCAAAATATGCAGGGAATTCTCGACAATTTGGAGCCGGATGAAAGAGAAAGAAAAGAAGTTGATTTATCAGGAGTAAAAGTGAGATCTAACTTCAATGAAACAGCTTTCTTTTATCCTCAATTGTTGACAGATAAAGATGGAAACATTAAAATCAAATTCACTATTCCAGAATCTCTAACTAAATGGAAGTTTATTGGGATGGCGCATACGCAAGATCTTAGTACTGGAATGATCGAAAAAGAAGTGGTGACACAAAAAGATTTAATGGTAGTTCCAAATGCGCCAAGATTTTTAAGAGAAGGTGACAAAATCACTTTATCTGCAAAAATTTCAAACATTTCTGATAAAGATTTAGAAGGGGCAATTCAGTTGGATTTATTGAATCCGTTTGATGATAAATTGATTGATGATAAGTTCAAACACAAAGGAAAACAATTGCCTTTTAAAGTGGATAAAGGAAAAAGTACATCAGTAAGTTGGACCATCAATGTACCTTATGAAACGTCAACTGTAAAGTACAGATTTGTAGCCGCAGCAGGAGATTTCTCAGATGGAGAAGAAAGCGTTTTACCTATTTTATCTAATAGAATGTTGGTGACAGAATCTATGCCTATGCCAATTAGAGGTAAACAAAGCAAAACATTCAAGTTTGATAAGTTAGTGAACAACAAAAGCAAGACGCTTAAACATCACAGATATACTGTTGAATTCACTTCTAATCCGGCTTGGTATGCATTGCAAGCAATGCCATATATGATGGAGTATCCGCATGAGTGTGCTGAACAAACATTTACCAGATATTATTCAAATGCCATTGCAGCTCATGTATTGAATTCAAATCCTAAAATCAGAGAAATCATCAACAAATGGGGAGAAGATTCACCTGATGCTTTTTTATCAAACTTGCAGAAAAATCAGGAGTTAAAAGCAGTAATGTTAGAGGAAACTCCTTGGGTATTAAATGCCAAAAGTGAAGAAGAGACAAAACGTAATCTTGCCATTTTGTTAGATATGGAAAGAATGACCAAAGAGTTGGATAAAGCACTTGGTAAGACAATTAAAAATCAAGCAGCAAATGGAGGTTGGCCTTGGTTCCCAGGAATGAGAGAAAGCAGATATATCACTCAACATATCATTACTGGAATGGGACACCTGGATCATCTTGGAATTTCAAGTGTAAAAGAAGACAGAAGAGTTTGGAATATGATTAAAAAAGGTGTTGACTATTTAGATGGTGAAATTGTTGAAGATTATCGTTTAGCAAAAAAATACGATCCTGATTATGAGAAGAATCAGCACATTGGATATTCTCAAATTCAATACTTATATGCTAGATCATATTTTAAAGATATCTCAATGAACAACAACACTAAAGAAGCTGTTCAGTATTACAAAGATCAGGCAATCAAATTCTGGTTAAACTTCAATATTTATGGTGAAGGTATGCTGGCTTTAGCTGCGCACAGATTTGAGATGAAAGATTTAGCAACTGATATTGTAAAATCATTAAAAGACAGATCTATTCATCATGAAGAATTTGGAATGTACTGGAAAGAATATCAAATAGGATATTACTGGTATCAAGCTCCAATTGAAACACAAGCATTAATGATTGAGATGTTTGATGAAGTAACAGATGATCAAGAGAGTGTTGAAGATTTGAAAGTTTGGTTGCTGAAACAAAAGCAAACTACTCATTGGAAAACCACCAAGCAAACTACAGAAGCAGTATACGCTTTATTGTTAAAAGGAACAGATTTGTTGGCTTCAGATGAATTGGTTCAAGTAGTTGTTGGGGATAAACCAATTGAATATGTAGATAAATTGGTTAAAGATGATCCATACAAAGTAAAACCAGAAGCAGGAACAGGTTATTTTAAAACAGCCTGGAAAGGTGAAAATGTAGTGCCAAAAATGGGCGATATAAAAGTCACTAAAAAAGATGACGGAGTTGCTTGGGGTGCAGCATACTGGCAGTACTTTGAAGATTTGGACAAAATCACTTATGCAGAAACAAATCTGAAATTAGAAAAGGATTTATTCCTCATCAATCTTACAAAAGAAGGTGAAGAATTGGTTCCTGTCAATGAGAACAACGAGTTAAAAGTAGGTGATAAAATGCGCGTAAGAATTGAATTGAGAACAGATCGCAATTTAGAATACGTTCACATGAAAGATATGAGAGCATCCGGATTTGAGCCGATCAATGTATTGTCAACGTACAAATATCGTGATGGCCTGGGCTATTATGAGGCTACCAAAGATGCAGCGACTCATTTCTTCTTTGACTACATACCTAAAGGAACTTATGTTTTTGAGTACGATTTAAGAGTACAACACAAGGGAGACATGTCAAATGGTATTGCTACAATACAATGTATGTATGCACCTGAATTCACTTCACACTCAGATGGAATTAGGGTCCACGTAAAAGAATAA
- a CDS encoding tetratricopeptide repeat protein yields MSRLILLFVIIISFSAFSQGEVEDKLRKADLVYNENPAESFSLCESAEREAKELNNTEFDGNIALCKARYYLLISMYDACSRELNKATLFFEKREDKVNLASVYNLKQNMLSKIGEIEEAHQFMLKVVEIDRETNNTDHLIGALNNLSLDYKRMNQADSMKQVLLQVEELEPYFEPTDYLYYNQNWGLYYILIKDYDKAVDFIDKALKVAEEEKMTDSKATNLATMSKVYRLKGNYEQALTFAEDAYAFSQEHNLIYETSEALVEWIAVLEKTGNYKEAFEVQKKWIRIDNQINDLERIQKVKAIEGQLELAQKEKKIVEGEVALKESKLNNQKAQTRNAWLSGVIVLIIVLLGYTAFIYLRTRKLNTTIQQQKTEVETKSLKLEEALNSINDSLEYSKLIQSSMLPANNEFVQTFNGHFILYQPRDIVSGDFYWIHKEGDTTILAVGDCTGHGVPGAMVSMVCHEALNKVVVEHKELEPGKILDGVRDIVTATFKRNSDNISDGMDICLITIKDAELKYAGANNALWIFRENAIDPETENIQFSAFRKCGLIEIKPDKQPIGFYHQTKPFTTISFNLMKNDRLYLFSDGYADQFGGDKGKKLKASNMKELFAKSQVLDIEEQGKHLKDVFKEWKGELEQLDDVCVVGIRI; encoded by the coding sequence ATGTCGCGATTGATATTGCTATTTGTAATAATTATCTCATTCAGTGCTTTTTCTCAGGGAGAAGTAGAAGATAAATTGCGAAAAGCCGATCTGGTATACAATGAAAATCCGGCCGAATCATTTTCGTTGTGTGAATCTGCAGAAAGAGAAGCCAAGGAATTAAACAATACAGAATTTGATGGAAATATTGCCTTGTGTAAAGCAAGGTATTACCTGCTTATTTCAATGTATGATGCCTGTAGTAGGGAATTGAACAAAGCCACATTGTTTTTCGAAAAACGCGAAGACAAAGTAAACCTGGCTTCTGTCTACAACTTAAAGCAAAATATGCTTTCTAAGATTGGAGAAATTGAGGAAGCACATCAGTTTATGCTTAAAGTAGTTGAAATTGATAGAGAGACCAACAACACAGATCATTTGATAGGCGCCCTTAATAATCTTAGTTTGGATTATAAAAGGATGAACCAGGCTGATAGCATGAAACAGGTGTTATTACAAGTGGAGGAATTGGAACCATATTTTGAGCCTACAGATTATTTGTATTACAATCAAAACTGGGGTCTGTATTACATTTTGATTAAAGATTATGATAAGGCAGTTGATTTCATTGACAAGGCTTTAAAAGTTGCCGAAGAAGAAAAAATGACAGATAGTAAAGCCACCAACCTAGCGACAATGTCAAAAGTCTACCGCCTAAAAGGAAATTATGAACAAGCATTGACATTTGCTGAAGATGCATATGCCTTTTCGCAAGAGCATAATTTGATTTATGAAACAAGTGAGGCTTTGGTAGAATGGATTGCTGTTTTAGAGAAAACCGGAAACTATAAAGAGGCTTTTGAAGTTCAGAAGAAATGGATCAGAATTGATAATCAAATCAATGATTTAGAACGTATCCAAAAAGTCAAAGCTATTGAAGGTCAGCTTGAATTGGCACAGAAAGAAAAAAAGATAGTTGAAGGAGAAGTTGCTTTGAAGGAATCCAAATTAAATAATCAAAAAGCCCAAACAAGAAATGCCTGGTTAAGTGGAGTGATCGTTCTGATTATTGTCCTTTTAGGATACACAGCTTTCATTTACTTAAGAACAAGAAAGTTGAACACCACCATTCAACAACAAAAAACAGAGGTTGAAACCAAAAGCTTAAAACTTGAAGAAGCATTGAATAGTATCAATGATAGTCTTGAATACAGTAAGTTGATTCAATCTTCAATGCTCCCGGCTAATAATGAATTTGTTCAAACTTTTAACGGACATTTTATCCTTTACCAACCTAGAGATATTGTTAGTGGTGATTTTTACTGGATTCACAAAGAAGGAGACACTACTATTTTGGCAGTTGGAGATTGTACCGGGCATGGAGTTCCGGGAGCAATGGTGAGCATGGTGTGTCACGAAGCATTAAATAAAGTTGTTGTAGAACATAAAGAATTGGAACCGGGTAAAATATTGGATGGTGTCAGAGATATTGTAACTGCAACTTTTAAGCGAAACAGTGATAATATTAGTGATGGAATGGATATTTGTTTGATCACCATTAAAGATGCAGAATTGAAATATGCCGGAGCTAATAATGCATTGTGGATCTTCAGAGAAAATGCTATTGATCCGGAAACTGAAAATATACAGTTTTCAGCTTTCCGTAAGTGTGGATTGATTGAAATAAAACCGGATAAACAACCTATTGGATTTTATCATCAAACCAAGCCTTTTACAACGATCTCTTTTAACCTTATGAAAAATGATCGTCTTTATTTGTTTTCAGATGGATATGCAGATCAATTTGGAGGTGACAAAGGCAAAAAGCTAAAAGCTTCAAATATGAAAGAGTTGTTTGCTAAGTCCCAAGTTTTAGACATTGAAGAACAAGGAAAACATCTTAAGGATGTATTTAAAGAATGGAAAGGAGAGTTGGAGCAATTAGATGACGTTTGCGTAGTTGGAATTAGAATATAA